One stretch of Miscanthus floridulus cultivar M001 chromosome 18, ASM1932011v1, whole genome shotgun sequence DNA includes these proteins:
- the LOC136521361 gene encoding ent-kaurene oxidase 2-like: protein MESLVAALPAGGAAAAAAAAAAVGGLVAAAALAGKAGLAGPKKHLNAPPAVPGLPMIGNLHQLKEKKPHQTFTKWAEIYGPIYTIRTGASSVVVLNSAQVGKEAMIAKFSSISTRKLSKALSVLTHDKTMVATSDYSDFHKMVKRYVMTSMLGTSGQKQFRDTRNMMIDNMLNTFQTLLTDDPNSPLNFREVFKNELFRLSLIQALGEDVSSVYVEEFGKAISKEEIYQATVADMMMCAIEVDWRDFFPYLSWIPNRSFETRVLTTDARRTTVMQALINQQKQRIARGETRISYLDFLLAENTLTDEQLLMLVWEAVIEAADTTLVTTEWAMYEIAKHPEKQEYLYQEIQKVCGNKTVTEDHLPELPYLNAVFHETLRRHSPVPLVPPRFVHENTHLAGYEVPAGTEMIINLYGCNMNKSDWADPEEWKPERFLDGRFEAADLYKTMAFGAGRRACAGSMQAVNISCTAIARFVQEFAWRLKEGDEDKADTIQLTTNRLYPLHVYLTPRGRK from the exons ATGGAGTCTCTAGTAGCTGCGCTCCCcgcgggcggcgcggcggcggcggcggcggcggcggcggctgtcggCGGGCTGGTGGCCGCTGCAGCGCTCGCCGGAAAGGCCGGCCTCGCCGGGCCCAAGAAACACCTCAACGCGCCCCCAG CTGTCCCTGGTTTACCAATGATTGGGAATCTTCATCAGTTGAAAGAGAAGAAACCCCACCAGACCTTTACAAAGTGGGCTGAAATTTATGGGCCAATTTACACTATAAGGACCGGTGCTTCTTCTGTAGTTGTGCTCAATTCAGCTCAAGTAGGCAAGGAG GCAATGATTGCAAAATTCTCATCAATATCTACTCGAAAGCTATCTAAGGCATTGTCAGTGCTCACCCATGACAAAACTATGGTTGCTACAAGTGACTATAGTGACTTCCACAAAATGGTTAAGCGTTATGTCATGACATCCATGCTGGGTACTTCTGGCCAG AAACAATTTAGGGACACAAGAAACATGATGATTGACAACATGTTGAACACTTTCCAAACATTGTTGACCGATGATCCAAATTCTCCTCTGAACTTCCGTGAAGTCTTCAAGAATGAATTATTTCGCTTATCCCTGATTCAG GCTTTAGGTGAGGATGTGAGTTCAGTCTACGTGGAGGAGTTTGGGAAGGCTATATCAAAGGAGGAAATCTACCAGGCCACTGTGGCTGACATGATGATGTGTGCAATTGAGGTCGACTGGAGGGATTTCTTCCCATACCTCAGCTGGATTCCAAATAGGAGCTTTGAAACAAGAGTACTGACTACGGATGCTAGGAGAACTACAGTGATGCAAGCCTTGATCAATCAGCAAAAGCAAAGAATTGCACGTGGAGAG ACTAGGATATCCTACCTGGACTTCCTGCTGGCAGAGAATACACTGACTGATGAACAGTTACTGATGCTGGTGTGGGAGGCAGTCATAGAAGCTGCTGATACTACTTTGGTCACGACCGAGTGGGCCATGTATGAGATTGCGAAGCACCCAGAGAAACAG GAATACCTTTATCAAGAAATCCAAAAAGTGTGTGGCAATAAGACAGTTACCGAGGATCACCTGCCAGAGTTACCTTACTTGAACGCGGTGTTCCATGAGACCCTGAGGCGGCATTCTCCAGTTCCATTAGTGCCTCCAAGATTTGTCCATGAGAATACCCACTTGGCTGGCTATGAGGTTCCAGCCGGCACAGAG ATGATCATCAATCTGTACGGATGCAACATGAACAAAAGCGACTGGGCCGATCCTGAGGAATGGAAGCCAGAGAGGTTTCTGGACGGGAGGTTTGAGGCTGCCGATCTGTACAAGACCATGGCCTTTGGTGCAGGAAGGAGGGCCTGTGCTGGCAGCATGCAGGCGGTGAACATCTCGTGCACAGCCATTGCTAGGTTTGTGCAAGAGTTTGCCTGGAGGCTCAAGGAAGGTGACGAGGACAAGGCTGACACCATCCAGCTTACAACCAACAGGCTTTACCCATTGCATGTGTACCTCACACCAAGAGGAAGGAAATGA